One Actinomadura viridis genomic region harbors:
- a CDS encoding DUF4191 domain-containing protein: protein MSKKPTDGAQERPGRLKQIRMVAQVLRQADPKALPIVIAAALGTLVVVIVIGLLIGQLWFAIPLGILAAVAVGMIVFGQMAQRAQYKVISGQPGAAAAILKNMRGGWTVTEAVSGNRNLDMVHRAVGRAGVVLVSEGPRNRVGPLLGAEKKRISRAAQQVPIYDVQVGEDEGQIPVDKLQRHLMKLPRNLTKGQVAELNDRLQALPRSMQMPKGPIPKGARMPKGPKPRTR, encoded by the coding sequence ATGTCGAAAAAGCCCACGGACGGGGCCCAGGAGCGTCCGGGCCGCCTCAAGCAGATCCGCATGGTCGCCCAGGTGCTCCGCCAGGCGGACCCGAAGGCCCTGCCGATCGTGATCGCAGCCGCGCTCGGCACGTTGGTCGTGGTCATCGTGATCGGGCTGCTGATCGGCCAGTTGTGGTTCGCGATCCCGCTGGGGATCCTGGCCGCCGTCGCCGTGGGCATGATCGTGTTCGGCCAGATGGCCCAGCGTGCCCAGTACAAGGTGATCTCCGGCCAGCCCGGGGCCGCCGCGGCGATCCTGAAGAACATGCGCGGCGGCTGGACGGTCACCGAGGCGGTCAGCGGCAACCGCAACCTGGACATGGTGCACCGGGCGGTGGGCCGTGCCGGTGTGGTGCTGGTCTCGGAGGGCCCGCGCAACCGGGTGGGGCCGCTGCTGGGCGCGGAGAAGAAGCGCATCTCCCGCGCCGCCCAGCAGGTGCCGATCTACGACGTGCAGGTCGGTGAGGACGAGGGGCAGATCCCGGTCGACAAGCTGCAGCGCCACCTGATGAAGCTGCCGCGCAACCTCACCAAGGGCCAGGTCGCCGAGCTGAACGACCGGCTGCAGGCCCTCCCCCGGTCGATGCAGATGCCCAAGGGTCCCATCCCCAAGGGAGCCCGGATGCCCAAGGGCCCCAAGCCCAGGACGCGCTGA
- the lipB gene encoding lipoyl(octanoyl) transferase LipB, with protein sequence MVFVHAGFGAAAVPYEAGWDLQRRTHELRVNDEIPDTVLLLEHQAVYTAGKRTGPLDRPFGDPGAPVVDVDRGGKITWHGPGQLTGYPIVRLPDPVDVVAYVRLLERMMQDVCAELGLAAVTVEGRSGLWVPGTPDRKIGSIGIRVSRGVTMHGFMLNCDCDMAWFDRIVPCGIRDVGSTSLTRELGRPVTVAEITPLVERHLAGVLGATESFHRTTAQVGV encoded by the coding sequence CTGGTCTTCGTCCACGCGGGGTTCGGCGCCGCGGCGGTCCCCTACGAGGCCGGCTGGGACCTGCAGCGCCGTACGCACGAGCTGCGGGTGAACGACGAGATCCCCGACACCGTCCTGCTGCTGGAGCACCAGGCCGTCTACACCGCGGGCAAGCGCACCGGGCCGCTGGACCGGCCGTTCGGCGACCCCGGCGCGCCGGTGGTGGACGTGGACCGCGGCGGCAAGATCACCTGGCATGGGCCCGGCCAGCTCACCGGGTACCCGATCGTGCGGCTGCCCGACCCGGTGGACGTCGTGGCCTACGTCCGCCTGCTGGAGCGCATGATGCAGGACGTGTGCGCCGAGCTGGGGCTGGCCGCGGTCACCGTCGAGGGCCGCAGCGGGCTGTGGGTGCCGGGCACCCCGGACCGCAAGATCGGTTCCATCGGGATCCGGGTCTCGCGCGGGGTCACCATGCACGGCTTCATGCTCAACTGCGACTGTGACATGGCCTGGTTCGACCGGATCGTGCCCTGCGGGATCCGGGACGTGGGCTCCACGTCGCTGACCCGGGAGCTGGGCCGCCCGGTCACCGTCGCCGAGATCACCCCGCTGGTCGAGCGGCACCTGGCCGGGGTCCTGGGGGCGACCGAGTCGTTCCACCGGACCACCGCGCAGGTGGGGGTGTGA
- a CDS encoding GntR family transcriptional regulator, whose product MLLRLHEDDPRPLHEQVAAAIRRAIAAGESAPGERVPPARDLAAALGINPNTVLRALRQLRDEGLLDFRRGRGIRVAARPEAGELMENVRALVAAAERLGITRAELIEMIEGA is encoded by the coding sequence ATGTTGCTGAGGCTGCACGAAGACGACCCGCGTCCCCTGCACGAGCAGGTGGCCGCGGCCATCCGGCGCGCGATCGCGGCGGGGGAGTCCGCGCCGGGCGAGCGCGTCCCGCCCGCCCGCGACCTCGCGGCGGCGCTCGGGATCAACCCCAACACCGTCCTGCGCGCGCTCCGGCAGCTGAGGGACGAGGGACTGCTGGACTTCCGCCGCGGCCGGGGCATCCGGGTGGCGGCCCGCCCGGAGGCGGGAGAGCTGATGGAGAACGTGCGGGCGCTGGTGGCCGCGGCCGAGCGGCTGGGGATCACGCGCGCCGAGCTGATAGAGATGATCGAAGGAGCCTGA
- the sucB gene encoding 2-oxoglutarate dehydrogenase, E2 component, dihydrolipoamide succinyltransferase, which yields MPVSVTMPQLGESVTEGTVTRWLKKEGEHVETDEPLLEVSTDKVDTEIPSPASGTLTSIKVAEDETVEVGAELAIIGEGGEGGAPATQEQAPAEPQQAAEPAPQDEARQEAPAAPEPEPAPAAQQGPPPSAWPPPAAPQQPAPPAPAPAAQEPRAEAPAPAPAAPAGEGPYVTPLVRKLAAEHEVDLGSVKGTGVGGRIRKQDVLEAARAKQQAAQAQPAPAAPAAPAQAAPAAPAAPAAAPAAARPAPATAPAEQIALRGKTEKMSRIRQTIARRMVESLQVSAQLTTVVEVDVTKIARLRERAKAAFQSREGVKLSFMPFFAQATVEALKVHPKLNAVINSETNEVTYHDVENLGIAVDVPERGLMVPVVHNAGQLNLGGLAQRIADLAERTRINKVSPDELAGGTFTLTNTGSRGALFDTPILNQPQVGMLGTGSVVKRPAVIDDPELGEVIAVRSIVYLALSYDHRLVDGADAARFLGTIKHRLEEGNFEAELGL from the coding sequence ATGCCGGTCTCCGTCACTATGCCCCAGCTCGGCGAGAGCGTCACCGAGGGCACCGTCACCCGCTGGCTGAAGAAGGAGGGTGAGCACGTCGAGACCGACGAGCCGCTTCTCGAAGTGTCGACCGACAAGGTCGACACCGAGATCCCCTCTCCCGCTTCGGGCACCCTGACCAGCATCAAGGTCGCCGAGGACGAGACCGTCGAGGTCGGCGCCGAGCTGGCGATCATCGGTGAGGGCGGTGAGGGCGGCGCCCCGGCCACGCAGGAGCAGGCGCCCGCCGAGCCGCAGCAGGCCGCCGAGCCGGCCCCGCAGGACGAGGCCCGCCAGGAGGCGCCGGCCGCGCCGGAGCCCGAGCCGGCCCCGGCCGCCCAGCAGGGCCCGCCGCCCTCGGCCTGGCCGCCGCCCGCCGCCCCGCAGCAGCCCGCCCCGCCGGCGCCCGCGCCGGCCGCGCAGGAGCCCCGTGCCGAGGCGCCCGCCCCGGCCCCCGCGGCGCCCGCGGGCGAGGGCCCGTACGTGACGCCGCTGGTGCGCAAGCTCGCCGCCGAGCACGAGGTCGACCTCGGCAGCGTGAAGGGCACCGGCGTCGGCGGCCGGATCCGCAAGCAGGACGTGCTCGAGGCCGCCCGCGCCAAGCAGCAGGCCGCCCAGGCGCAGCCCGCGCCGGCCGCCCCCGCGGCCCCGGCCCAGGCCGCGCCCGCCGCCCCCGCGGCCCCCGCCGCGGCCCCGGCGGCGGCCCGTCCCGCCCCGGCCACCGCGCCGGCGGAGCAGATCGCGCTGCGCGGCAAGACCGAGAAGATGAGCCGCATCCGGCAGACCATCGCCCGCCGCATGGTGGAGTCGCTGCAGGTCTCGGCGCAGCTCACCACCGTGGTCGAGGTCGACGTCACCAAGATCGCGCGGCTGCGCGAGCGGGCCAAGGCCGCCTTCCAGTCCCGCGAGGGCGTCAAGCTGTCGTTCATGCCGTTCTTCGCGCAGGCGACGGTCGAGGCCCTCAAGGTCCACCCCAAGCTCAACGCCGTCATCAACAGCGAGACCAACGAGGTCACCTACCACGACGTGGAGAACCTCGGCATCGCCGTGGACGTGCCCGAGCGCGGCCTGATGGTCCCGGTCGTGCACAACGCCGGCCAGCTCAACCTGGGCGGTCTCGCCCAGCGGATCGCCGACCTGGCCGAGCGGACCCGGATCAACAAGGTCAGCCCGGACGAGCTGGCCGGCGGCACGTTCACGCTGACCAACACCGGCAGCCGGGGCGCGCTGTTCGACACCCCGATCCTCAACCAGCCGCAGGTCGGCATGCTCGGCACCGGCTCGGTCGTCAAGCGCCCGGCCGTCATCGACGACCCCGAGCTGGGCGAGGTCATCGCCGTCCGCTCGATCGTCTACCTGGCCCTGAGCTACGACCACCGCCTCGTCGACGGCGCCGACGCCGCCCGCTTCCTGGGCACGATCAAGCACCGTCTGGAGGAGGGCAACTTCGAGGCCGAGCTGGGTCTCTGA
- a CDS encoding leucyl aminopeptidase, whose translation MTSISLDSAEPASLDVDAIVIGVTPAASGDGSGPRPVGAAELDRALDGRLAEALRALGATGKAGEVTKLPTLGALPAGVIVAVGLGEPGAAGGHDAETLRRAAGAAVRALAGTGRVALALPAGSAGEIEAVALGGLLGNYSFGAYRTGDRTEPVGEIVVAGAAEDASVDRARTLAESVALVRDLVNTPPSDLSPEDLADAAERVAGEAGLDIEVLDEKALVDGGYGGIAGVGQGSANPPRLVRLAYAHPEASKTLVLVGKGITFDSGGLSLKPAESMDWMKSDMGGAAAVLGALSAIAALAPRVNVVGYLAIAENMPSGTAQRPSDVLRVYGGKTVEVLNTDAEGRLVLADALVRSGEDGPDLLVDVATLTGAQMVALGTRTTGVMANDDDVREKVVAAAGRAGEPSWGMPLPAELRKGLDSAVADIANISGERWGGMLVAGVFLKEFVPEGVRWAHLDIAGPAFNKGEPYGYTPKGGTGAATRTLVQIAEDLADGIL comes from the coding sequence GTGACGAGCATCAGCCTGGACAGCGCAGAACCCGCCTCCCTGGACGTCGACGCCATCGTGATCGGCGTCACCCCCGCCGCCTCCGGCGACGGCTCCGGACCCCGCCCCGTGGGCGCGGCGGAGCTCGACCGGGCCCTGGACGGCAGGCTCGCGGAAGCGCTGCGGGCGCTGGGCGCGACCGGCAAGGCCGGCGAGGTCACCAAGCTGCCGACGCTGGGCGCCCTGCCCGCCGGCGTGATCGTCGCGGTGGGCCTGGGCGAACCCGGAGCCGCGGGCGGCCACGACGCCGAGACGCTGCGCCGCGCCGCCGGCGCGGCCGTGCGGGCACTGGCCGGCACCGGCAGGGTCGCCCTCGCGCTGCCCGCCGGCTCGGCCGGGGAGATCGAGGCGGTCGCCCTGGGCGGCCTGCTCGGCAACTACAGCTTCGGCGCCTACCGCACCGGCGACCGCACCGAGCCGGTCGGCGAGATCGTCGTCGCCGGCGCGGCCGAGGACGCGTCCGTCGACCGCGCGCGCACGCTGGCCGAGTCGGTCGCGCTGGTCCGCGACCTGGTCAACACCCCGCCCTCGGACCTGAGCCCCGAGGACCTGGCCGACGCCGCCGAGCGCGTCGCCGGCGAGGCCGGTCTCGACATCGAGGTGCTCGACGAGAAGGCCCTGGTGGACGGCGGCTACGGCGGCATCGCCGGGGTCGGGCAGGGGTCGGCCAACCCGCCCCGCCTCGTCCGGCTCGCCTACGCCCACCCCGAGGCGTCCAAGACCCTCGTCCTGGTCGGCAAGGGCATCACCTTCGACTCCGGCGGCCTGTCCCTCAAGCCCGCCGAGTCCATGGACTGGATGAAGTCCGACATGGGCGGCGCCGCGGCGGTGCTCGGCGCGCTGTCCGCGATCGCCGCGCTCGCCCCCCGGGTCAACGTGGTCGGTTACCTCGCCATCGCCGAGAACATGCCCAGTGGCACCGCGCAGCGCCCGTCCGACGTGCTGCGGGTGTACGGCGGCAAGACCGTCGAGGTCCTCAACACCGACGCCGAGGGCCGCCTCGTCCTGGCCGACGCCCTGGTCCGGTCGGGCGAGGACGGGCCCGACCTGCTGGTGGACGTCGCCACGCTGACCGGCGCCCAGATGGTCGCGCTGGGCACCCGGACCACCGGAGTCATGGCCAACGACGACGACGTCCGTGAGAAGGTGGTGGCGGCGGCCGGCCGCGCCGGGGAGCCGTCCTGGGGGATGCCGCTGCCGGCGGAACTGCGCAAGGGACTGGACTCCGCGGTGGCCGACATCGCCAACATCAGCGGCGAGCGCTGGGGTGGCATGCTGGTGGCGGGCGTCTTCCTCAAGGAGTTCGTGCCCGAGGGCGTCCGCTGGGCGCACCTGGACATCGCCGGTCCCGCGTTCAACAAGGGCGAGCCCTACGGCTACACCCCCAAGGGCGGCACCGGCGCGGCGACGCGTACGTTGGTGCAGATCGCCGAGGATCTCGCCGACGGGATCCTCTGA
- a CDS encoding peptidase E, translating to MSTDGQPHIVAIGGGSFIPDDRYGMSPSPLLRYAADLTGQDRPRICFLTTALGDGAEHIGRAYAAFARMEAEVSHLALFPMPNIADMRSHLLTQDMVYVFGGSVANLLALWRLHGLDEILREAWREGVVLSGQSAGALCWHVGGNTDSYGPRLRPLTDGLGLLPYSCGVHYDSDAQRRPLLQQLVGEGALPGGYAADEGVGLHYVGTEFVQAISYIKEAGAYRVEPDGSGSVKEQRITPRLLAAL from the coding sequence ATGAGCACCGACGGGCAGCCGCACATCGTCGCCATCGGCGGCGGGAGCTTCATCCCCGACGACCGGTACGGGATGTCCCCGAGCCCCCTGCTGCGCTACGCAGCCGACCTGACCGGCCAGGACCGTCCCCGGATCTGCTTCCTCACCACCGCCCTGGGCGACGGCGCCGAGCACATCGGGCGCGCCTACGCGGCGTTCGCGCGGATGGAGGCGGAGGTCAGCCATCTCGCGCTGTTCCCGATGCCCAACATCGCCGACATGCGCTCGCACCTGCTGACCCAGGACATGGTGTACGTGTTCGGCGGCAGCGTGGCCAACCTGCTGGCCCTGTGGCGGCTCCACGGGCTGGACGAGATCCTCCGCGAGGCGTGGCGGGAGGGCGTCGTCCTCTCCGGGCAGAGCGCCGGGGCGCTGTGCTGGCACGTGGGCGGCAACACCGACTCCTACGGGCCGCGGCTGCGTCCCCTGACCGACGGGCTGGGCCTGCTGCCCTACTCCTGCGGCGTCCACTACGACAGCGACGCCCAGCGTCGACCGCTGCTCCAGCAGCTCGTCGGCGAGGGCGCGCTGCCGGGCGGGTACGCGGCCGACGAAGGGGTGGGGCTCCACTACGTGGGCACCGAGTTCGTCCAGGCCATCTCCTACATCAAGGAGGCCGGCGCCTACCGCGTCGAGCCCGACGGCTCCGGCTCGGTTAAAGAGCAGCGGATCACCCCCCGGCTGCTCGCCGCCTTGTGA
- a CDS encoding RDD family protein, which translates to MSSTGKERQSAAGPRWTQTWLGGARSAGVDLGYPGERLGLPEQGGGAVAGYGRRLLALFIDWGLSLLVASFLARALDWTPPQRSLATLIIFGVYVWILVGLLGTTIGKRVCGIRVARRDGRPVGPVWALARTVLLLLVVPALVWDRDHRGLHDRAADTVVLNL; encoded by the coding sequence ATGAGCAGCACCGGTAAGGAGCGGCAGTCCGCCGCGGGCCCGCGCTGGACGCAGACGTGGCTGGGCGGGGCGCGCTCGGCCGGGGTCGACCTCGGCTATCCGGGGGAACGGCTCGGCCTGCCGGAACAGGGCGGCGGCGCGGTCGCCGGGTACGGCCGCCGGCTGCTCGCCCTCTTCATCGACTGGGGCCTGTCGCTGCTGGTGGCCAGCTTCCTGGCGCGGGCCCTCGACTGGACGCCCCCGCAGCGCAGCCTGGCGACGCTGATCATCTTCGGCGTCTACGTCTGGATCCTGGTCGGGCTGCTCGGCACCACCATCGGCAAGCGGGTGTGCGGCATCCGGGTGGCCCGCCGCGACGGCCGCCCCGTCGGCCCGGTCTGGGCGCTGGCCCGCACGGTGCTGCTCCTGCTGGTGGTGCCCGCGCTCGTCTGGGACCGCGACCACCGCGGCCTGCACGACCGCGCCGCCGACACGGTCGTCCTCAACCTCTGA
- the lpdA gene encoding dihydrolipoyl dehydrogenase produces the protein MANSGPFDIVVLGGGSGGYACALRAAELGKTVALVERDTLGGTCLNRGCIPTKALLHAAEVADQTREAATFGIMASFEGIDVAGVNAYKDKIVSTTVKGLTGLIRSKGITVVEGDGRLAGPTSVRVTAPDGTESTLEGRHIVLATGSRPKTLPGLEIDGERIISSDHALKLERVPGSVVILGGGVIGVEFASVWRSFGAEVTIVEALPHLLPLEEESSSKRLERAFRKRGVKYELGARFQEAKTTQGGVSVTLENGTVLDAELLLVAVGRAPVSEDLGLAEAGVETERGFVKVDEFCRTTVPTVSAVGDLIPTLQLAHAGFAEGILVAERLGGLTPAPIDYDGVPRITYSDPEVASVGITSAQARERGHEVKEVVYDLAGNPKSKILGTQGEIKVIADVDGPVLGVHMVGARVGELIAEGQLIYNWEALPSEVAQLIHPHPTQSEAVGEAHLALAGKPLHVHG, from the coding sequence GTGGCCAACAGCGGCCCCTTCGACATCGTCGTCCTGGGTGGTGGCAGCGGCGGTTACGCGTGCGCACTGCGGGCGGCCGAGCTCGGCAAGACGGTGGCGCTCGTCGAACGCGACACGCTCGGCGGCACCTGCCTCAACCGCGGGTGCATCCCGACCAAGGCCCTCCTGCACGCGGCCGAGGTGGCCGACCAGACGCGCGAGGCGGCCACGTTCGGGATCATGGCGAGCTTCGAGGGCATCGACGTCGCCGGCGTCAACGCCTACAAGGACAAGATCGTCTCCACCACCGTCAAGGGCCTGACCGGGCTGATCAGGTCCAAGGGCATCACGGTGGTCGAGGGCGACGGCCGGCTGGCCGGGCCGACCTCGGTGCGCGTCACCGCGCCCGACGGCACCGAGAGCACCCTGGAGGGACGGCACATCGTGCTGGCCACCGGGTCCCGGCCCAAGACCCTGCCCGGGCTGGAGATCGACGGTGAGCGGATCATCTCCAGCGACCACGCGCTGAAGCTGGAGCGGGTGCCCGGCTCCGTGGTCATCCTCGGCGGCGGCGTGATCGGCGTCGAGTTCGCCAGCGTGTGGCGCTCGTTCGGCGCCGAGGTCACCATCGTCGAGGCGCTGCCCCACCTGCTGCCGCTGGAGGAGGAGTCCAGCTCCAAGCGGCTGGAGCGGGCGTTCCGCAAGCGCGGCGTCAAGTACGAGCTCGGCGCGCGGTTCCAGGAGGCCAAGACCACCCAGGGCGGGGTGTCGGTCACGCTGGAGAACGGCACCGTCCTGGACGCGGAGCTGCTGCTGGTCGCCGTCGGCCGCGCCCCGGTGTCGGAGGACCTCGGCCTGGCCGAGGCCGGCGTCGAGACCGAGCGCGGCTTCGTCAAGGTGGACGAGTTCTGCCGGACCACCGTCCCCACCGTCTCCGCGGTCGGCGACCTGATCCCGACCCTGCAGCTGGCCCACGCCGGCTTCGCCGAGGGCATCCTGGTGGCCGAGCGGCTGGGCGGGCTCACCCCCGCCCCGATCGACTACGACGGGGTGCCGCGGATCACCTACTCCGACCCCGAGGTCGCCTCGGTCGGCATCACCTCGGCCCAGGCCCGCGAGCGCGGCCACGAGGTCAAGGAGGTCGTGTACGACCTGGCCGGCAACCCCAAGAGCAAGATCCTGGGGACGCAGGGCGAGATCAAGGTGATCGCCGACGTCGACGGTCCCGTCCTCGGTGTCCACATGGTCGGCGCCCGCGTCGGCGAGCTCATCGCGGAGGGTCAGCTGATCTACAACTGGGAGGCGCTCCCCTCGGAGGTCGCCCAGCTGATCCACCCCCACCCCACCCAGTCCGAAGCGGTCGGCGAGGCCCACCTGGCGCTCGCCGGCAAGCCCTTGCACGTGCACGGCTGA
- a CDS encoding TIGR01777 family oxidoreductase, which translates to MKVIVSGASGLIGSALVRSLEGDGHRVVRLVRRDPSGPGEARWDPDGTVDAAALEGADAVVHLAGAGIGDRPWTEARKRLIRDSRINGTRTLAQAIARASDGPRVFVSGSAIGYYGDTGDRQADESAPMGTGFLAELSRDWEAAASPAAEAGVRVAHPRTGIVLSTRAGMLGRTLPLFRLGLGGKLGDGTQWVSWITLDDTVAALRHLIDHDITGPANLVAPHPVTNAAYTRALSRALHRPAVVPVPAFALRALLREFADEGLLISQRVVPRRLEESGFAFSRPDLEGALAALLGQG; encoded by the coding sequence ATGAAGGTGATCGTTTCTGGGGCGAGCGGGCTGATCGGCTCGGCGCTGGTCCGTTCGCTGGAGGGCGACGGGCACCGGGTCGTCCGGCTGGTCCGGCGGGATCCGTCCGGTCCCGGCGAGGCGCGCTGGGACCCGGACGGGACGGTGGACGCCGCGGCCCTGGAAGGGGCGGACGCCGTCGTCCACCTCGCCGGGGCCGGGATCGGCGACCGGCCGTGGACCGAGGCGCGCAAGCGGCTGATCCGGGACAGCCGGATCAACGGCACCCGGACGCTCGCCCAGGCCATCGCGCGGGCCTCGGACGGGCCGCGCGTGTTCGTGTCGGGGTCGGCGATCGGCTACTACGGCGACACCGGCGACCGGCAGGCCGACGAGTCGGCGCCCATGGGCACCGGGTTCCTGGCCGAGCTGTCGCGCGACTGGGAGGCGGCGGCCTCCCCCGCGGCCGAGGCGGGCGTGCGGGTGGCGCACCCGCGCACCGGGATCGTCCTGTCGACCCGCGCCGGGATGCTGGGCAGGACGCTCCCCCTGTTCAGGCTCGGGCTGGGCGGCAAACTGGGCGACGGCACCCAGTGGGTCAGCTGGATCACGCTGGACGACACCGTGGCGGCCCTGCGCCACCTGATCGACCACGACATCACCGGCCCCGCCAACCTGGTGGCGCCCCACCCGGTCACCAACGCCGCCTACACCCGGGCGCTGAGCCGCGCCCTGCACCGTCCCGCGGTCGTGCCGGTGCCCGCGTTCGCGCTGCGCGCCCTGCTGCGGGAGTTCGCGGACGAGGGGCTGCTGATCAGCCAGCGCGTCGTCCCGCGGCGCCTGGAGGAGTCCGGCTTCGCCTTCTCGCGGCCGGATCTGGAGGGCGCCCTGGCGGCGCTCCTGGGCCAGGGGTGA
- a CDS encoding YfbM family protein, with translation MGLAMSYLRVPPVLEGERDPGRIAHLIFGSSDWRAGRPAPQILDLGGGWQALHYLITGDPWDGRQPEADVVCGGRLITEDGAGELGMDVIYLAPDRVKTAADHLVSTPYGRVAGRYDPAAMAAAGVQDAAGLTPDAGALRPAYEELTRFFQAAANDGQAVYKVMAERA, from the coding sequence GTGGGCCTGGCCATGTCGTACCTCAGGGTGCCGCCCGTGCTGGAGGGGGAGCGGGATCCGGGCCGGATCGCCCACCTGATCTTCGGTTCCTCCGACTGGCGCGCCGGGCGGCCCGCCCCGCAGATCCTGGACCTGGGCGGCGGCTGGCAGGCGCTGCACTACCTGATCACCGGTGACCCGTGGGACGGGCGGCAGCCGGAGGCCGACGTCGTCTGCGGCGGCCGGCTGATCACCGAGGACGGCGCGGGCGAGCTGGGCATGGACGTGATCTACCTGGCGCCCGACCGGGTCAAGACGGCCGCCGACCACCTGGTGTCCACCCCGTACGGCCGGGTCGCCGGGCGGTACGACCCGGCCGCCATGGCCGCCGCCGGGGTGCAGGACGCGGCCGGGCTCACCCCGGACGCCGGGGCGCTCCGGCCGGCCTACGAGGAGCTGACCCGGTTCTTCCAGGCCGCGGCCAACGACGGGCAGGCCGTCTACAAGGTCATGGCCGAGCGAGCTTAG
- the lipA gene encoding lipoyl synthase: MTTVTPEGRRLLRIEARNSQTPIERKPDWIKTRLKMGPQYRELTGLVKSEGLHTVCQEAGCPNIYECWEDREATFLIGGDQCTRRCDFCQIDTGRPADLDRDEPRRVAESVATMGLRYATVTGVARDDLEDGGAWLYAETVRRIHEAVPGCGVELLIPDFNARPEQLAEVFGSRPEVLAHNVETVPRIFKRIRPAFRYERSLEVITRARADGLVTKSNLILGMGETREEVSQALRDLHEAGCELITITQYLRPSPRHHPVERWVKPEEFVELSAEAEEIGFAGVMSGPLVRSSYRAGRLYQQAIEARTH, from the coding sequence GTGACCACGGTGACGCCTGAGGGGCGCAGGCTCCTCCGCATTGAAGCCCGCAACAGCCAGACGCCCATCGAGCGCAAGCCCGACTGGATCAAAACGCGGCTGAAGATGGGCCCGCAGTACCGCGAGCTCACCGGGCTGGTGAAGTCCGAGGGCCTGCACACCGTGTGCCAGGAGGCCGGCTGCCCCAACATCTACGAGTGCTGGGAGGACCGGGAGGCCACGTTCCTGATCGGCGGCGACCAGTGCACCCGCCGCTGCGACTTCTGCCAGATCGACACCGGCAGGCCCGCCGACCTCGACCGCGACGAGCCGCGCCGGGTCGCCGAGTCGGTGGCGACGATGGGGCTGCGGTACGCCACCGTCACCGGCGTCGCCCGCGACGACCTGGAGGACGGCGGGGCGTGGCTGTACGCCGAGACCGTCCGGCGCATCCACGAGGCCGTGCCGGGCTGCGGCGTCGAGCTGCTGATCCCCGACTTCAACGCCCGGCCCGAGCAGCTGGCCGAGGTGTTCGGCTCGCGTCCGGAGGTGCTGGCGCACAACGTGGAGACGGTGCCGCGGATCTTCAAGCGGATCCGGCCCGCCTTCCGGTACGAGCGTTCCCTGGAGGTCATCACCCGGGCCCGCGCCGACGGCCTGGTCACCAAGTCCAACCTCATCCTCGGCATGGGCGAGACCCGCGAGGAGGTCTCCCAGGCCCTGCGCGACCTGCACGAGGCGGGCTGCGAGCTGATCACCATCACCCAGTACCTGCGGCCCAGCCCCCGCCACCACCCGGTGGAGCGCTGGGTCAAGCCCGAGGAGTTCGTCGAGCTGTCGGCGGAGGCCGAGGAGATCGGCTTCGCGGGCGTCATGTCCGGGCCGCTGGTGCGCTCCAGCTACCGGGCCGGGCGTCTGTACCAGCAGGCGATCGAGGCCAGGACGCACTGA